The Humulus lupulus chromosome 3, drHumLupu1.1, whole genome shotgun sequence genome window below encodes:
- the LOC133823369 gene encoding uncharacterized protein LOC133823369, producing the protein MVKSPFWVQVFRLPFLSKSESWAKSEGHLLGDYIEVDKDSLFEGWRPFMRIRVAIDVTQPLMRGRRVRLPRIRDEFWIDFRYEKLPDFCFECGIIGHLFQHCTLYLEHMDAGTEPTLPYGPWLKGAPLPTSADDRYRQDFSKSGPWPFLTRLARSAISPILTHPSYPSPQPVSMTSTENGTISPLPSLHTTDIATSTVIPHPLSLVDVHNTPPSPNICHLPPNICPTGPVSTHMIYIYFF; encoded by the coding sequence ATGGTTAAATCACCTTTTTGGGTGCAAGTCTTCCGCCTTCCTTTCCTCAGCAAGTCAGAATCTTGGGCTAAGTCTGAGGGTCATTTACTGGGTGATTATATTGAAGTGGACAAAGATTCTCTGTTTGAAGGTTGGAGACCGTTTATGCGCATTCGAGTGGCTATCGATGTTACACAACCGCTTATGCGGGGTCGTCGGGTTCGTCTTCCTCGGATACGGGATGAATTTTGGATTGACTTTCGCTATGAGAAACTCCCAGATTTCTGTTTTGAATGTGGTATTATTGGTCATCTATTCCAGCATTGTACACTTTATTTGGAGCATATGGATGCCGGCACTGAACCAACACTTCCATATGGGCCTTGGCTTAAAGGAGCCCCTCTTCCGACTTCCGCCGATGATCGTTATCGACAAGACTTTTCCAAGTCTGGACCCTGGCCTTTCCTTACTCGTCTAGCCCGAAGCGCCATTAGCCCCATATTAACCCACCCATCCTACCCTTCTCCGCAACCTGTTTCTATGACCTCCACTGAGAATGGTACTATTTCACCTTTGCCTTCGTTACACACCACAGATATTGCTACATCCACTGTCATTCCACACCCTCTTTCCTTGGTAGATGTTCACAATACACCCCCGTCACCCAACATATGCCACTTACCCCCGAACATATGTCCTACTGGCCCTGTTTCGACgcacatgatatatatatattttttttaa